gtttaaatattgtaaaaatattgtacatataggatgtttaaatattgtaaaaatatagtatatgtttaaatattgtaaaaatatcgtatacgtttaaatattgtaaaaatattgtatatagaatgtttaaataaagtaaaaatatagtatatgtttaaatattgtatatataagatgatttatatgatttttccgTGTAAGTGTTTGATTTGCAGAGGGGAAGTTAGGGTTTGATTTGTAGAGGGAAACTTTTGGAAAGATAACATCAAGAAAGGCTCTATTGCTAAATAAAGGTTGTgcgttttgaataattaatttgatttcaataaaaaaataggatttgaataattaatttaattaatttgatttaattaaaaaaataggtgggttggtgagccaacccgacccaccacgggttcaacccgtaTGAGCCGGGTTCTTAGTGAGCCGGGTCAAAATTGGCTCGCATCAAAATTTTCGCATTTTTTCCCAACCCAACCTGgctcaaacccgtggtgagccagATTGACTCACGGGTTTCAACCCATTTTGAGAGTACTATTATtagagtcgtcaaaatgggtcacaacccacgagccaacccggctcatcgcgggttcgggtcgggttaggtttgaaaaaattgaatttttttatgcgggtcagatttcaacacggctcatttaaaccggctcatgtgggttgaacccgtggtgggccgggttgacccgttaacccacctacctaattttatttttttaatttattattttatttatgaaatcctaaaaaataaaatactttcttcactcactgtgtatacaaAAAACGTAACCTCTGCtatcacaaatcactctcatagaactttgttctcatttacggtactgtcactctcacttcttcactaaaattcttcaTGTAAAAcactcttccttttttcttctcttttctccacatttttgttttctcacttatctttcttttttttttcgaaaactttataatgacaaaaataaggaTTTTCGAAAATCCTATATATCagagttttttcattttatttaaacaatttgagtatatattatttgaacaagctgcTTTTGGTTTCTTTGCATTTGGGAAATTGTGTTACAAATTAAACTgcttttcattattattttttattgttttcagtttaacatcatttttgggagtgaattttgtttaaatttgaatatagaaaatttgtaattttattttatttaaaaaaattgtaattaaatgagctagtgagtcaacgtttacccaccaacccgtggtgggtcgagccgggttcagatttttctgactcactaataaatgagccggattggattggctcactaagtgagcAATCCGTGGTGGGCCAGACCGGGTCGAGCCAGATTATCCATTTTGACAcctctaaatattattattactaatgtTATAATTAACACATCGGtatcattatcattataatgaataattggCCTCGGTTTCACCacgttattattaattattgaaatccCCTCTCGTGTCTACTGTTTTGTATAGGACTaatcttaatattttcatatatatatatgttgatatCTATTAGGTTTTCTTGTAAGCAAGACACGCATAAAAGAACATGAGTTAATCTTGGTCGTATACTTTTGTATtcttattaattgaaaatagttTGGATGGACTTAGGAAAGTGCTTTAAATCATGTCAGCAGCTGTGGGTTCAGTCAGAACAGTTTTGGAACTTCTTACGAGATGGATCTTCGCAAACTCATTTGGGTCATTACTCGCATTCAGGTTCAAGTACAGAGATATAGCAGATGGTATATGTCTTTTACTGATTAAAGTTTTTGTAAGAAAGTAATTTACTattaaatgcaatttttttcatcatttttgtaacgttttataaaatatgatttatatgtttAAGAAATGAATACATTGATGGCTTGCTtgatgacaaattaaaaaattgtacagGGGGGATGAAATTGAGGTTGAAACTTGGATTGATGTTGGCGGAAAGAATGGGACACGAAGAGATTGGATAATCAGGGATCGTTACACCAAAGAAATCATAGCTAAAGCAACCAGGTCCAATATTATCCTCTCATATTCTCtaacatattgtaatattattaatttaccaCATAATATTTGCTCCCTTGATGCAGCAAATGGGCAATCATGAATAGAGAAACAAGAAGATTATCCAAGATGCCTGAAGAAGTTAGACAAGAGCTTGTTCCTTTCTACTTTAACAAGTTTGCTATTGCCACTGAAGAAATAGATCAGCAGAAGATACAGAAGCTCACTGATGCCACCGCTGAGGGTTTTCGATTTGGAGTGACAGTAAGTTTAATACAATAACTTTTAgttgaatatataataatgtaagaTGGTTGTTGAAACTGATTCAATTCCATAAAACTGGTTTGTGaagtgaaatttttatttatttatatattataaattagttttatttaattgacCGTGAGATTTCTAATACATTAATAATGACATGACATGGAGTGGTACAGAATGTCACGTAGATTTCGCTCCGGATTTTCTTAATTAACACTTTACTCATTCCTTCCTCCTCAAGggctataaaattttattaacttggTTTTTATCTGTGCACGCAATACTCCAGCCAGGGTGGAACGACATGGATGTTAACCAGCATGTTAACAACGCAAAATACACCAGATGGATCTCAGAggtaaataacatatatattagtGAAAGGTGATTATGACTGTCAATGTTTGTCTGAACAGTGAATAAAGTCAGTAAAATTGGTGGTGCAATGTTTTATATAGTTTGGTGATTTATTGAGGGTGCATAAGAACTATAACTAATTATTTGGcatgttaattttgtttatgcAGAGCGTGCCAAGAAAAATGTTAGAAGATTACAAAATGACAAGCATGATCTTAGAATTTCGGCGTGAATGTACGCATTCAGATATACTGGAATCAATGACAAGTGCATCATCCAAAGTGATTGCTGCCTCAAACAATAAGTATGTTAGCAGAAAACCCCACCTGCAATATATACACTTGCTTCGTCTCCAAGACAATAAGACGGAGGTCGTTCGTGCCAGAACCGAATGGAATCTGAAACAAAACCacacatgatatatatatatatatatatatatatatatattgtttttatgtACATTGCTATCGGGTtgtgattataataataaagttacttGCTAGAAAACTAAGATGATGCCACAATTAGAAATAATGTGAATGCGTACTACAATTTCATTTGTCCCGTGTTTCTCATTGTTTtgcataatcaaaataaaaaaattaaaaattaaatctcAATATTCCTTataattagagttgtcaaaattgGTCATAATCCGCGGGCCAACCCGGCACACTACAGAttcgggttgggttgggtttaaaaaaattacattttttttatgtgggtcagatttcaactcaGTTCATTTAAACCTGACTCATGCGTATTGAACCCATGATGGGCCGAGTTGGCCCACcgacccacctacctaattttattttattaaagtttaattttaattttataaaaaaattattattattttttcttgaaaaaattatttagttctctattttcaaaattaattaaacatctgagtgaaatttggaaatgaaatttgtttagatttgaattataatttttttttaatttcttttatttaaaaaatgtaattaagtgggTCAGTGAACCAACCTGTTTACCCactaacccgtggtgggttgggccgggttcaaatttttctgattcactaataaatgagttggattgggttgactcactagtaGAACTTTAGGAGGATCTCCACACCTGGAGTGCAACTCCATGAAAACATGAGTAGAACTTTGGAACAATTGATATAATTGAAGAGTCTTGATGCTTGATAAGCATAATAGGATTGTTAGTGTTGAAAATTTGGAAACACACAGCCTATTTTTACATGACAAAAATTAGGAACATTActacaaaaagaaaactttgacgtttgttattttttattattgatgattttCCAAATTCTGACATCATAGTGGGGAATATCAATTATacttcagaagaaaaaaaaaacattgattgaggtaaaaaaacaaagagattTGATGTCTATCATCATTGAACGTCATACCTTGACTGTTGAGTGAAAGTTTTTGAAATTATGAAAAGTAACTAAATTGTCataagaatttattatttttagcgTCAATTGACATCGAAAAATGTAGTAATTGACGTCGctcctagttttttttttaataagtaattCATCTTTATAGTTTTGTCAAACCTAAAAAGTAGAAAACCAACATAGTTTTGGCATTTTATAACTCATTTTGAACTTTGTATAAACTAATCAAAACTCTAAACTAAAGCTATCAAGagtaaaactaaaaactaaagcTATTAAAGTCcaaaatatgaaaactaaaCTAATGTATGTCATAACTTCATCGCTTCAAAAGATACATTACCCATTCTTGTTGTATCTTCTCCATTGTGACCTTTATTAGTGATGGATTGCTGAAGCATTGCAAAAACAAGATAACTTTATTATGTTTGCAATctaatatttaaagttaaatatgatGTATAGTATATGAAAGATATTATTACCTTAGTCCAATCATTTCTAATTTATCCTCGAATAATGGTCTTGATCTAAGAAATGACATAGTAACCTATAAAATAATTCTCtatgttttcatctttttcttttgcaaaagTCTTGTTTTAATCTCTTTTAGTTTCTAAGTCtttagaattaggttagtttttgttaagaggtaaaatttaggtttttgtaaaaatgtagtTAATTAGAtgtttttaatagataaaagtgtctttttgtttaattttgctTCTTGCTcttttaaaaatccaaaataaaaatacaattcttttcttttttctaaaaataggTCTCTACTTTTCTTaactcaaatatttaaaatacaaattcagataagaatgataatttttaataaaaattcaaataaaattacttaataaaatatttaagcaaataaatttgatatttaaaaaaattaaataaattgcacaaaaatataaatttaaaaaagttaaactatATTGAACtatgtaaaattgaatttttaatgattattatatgcttactattttttttagtaatagttttattttggtcatttgaattttcatataatatttaaataacatttattaacaattattagtgaataataaatattcacacgtcaaatatatatatatatatatatatatatatatatatatatatatatatatatatatatatatatatatatatatatatatatatatatatattagcaagtgaataattaaatattcgTAATTTTAAGAAGCATGTATCCATTAAAGACgtatatttatttagtattcGTCTCCATAAGAATATGTAGGTatctgattttgtttttcatcccTATGGAGTCTTAATAATAAAgatcaatcaatataaaaattttatgtatcaatcataaaattttgGCTTTCAATTGATTATGAATTTACCAATGAAGTCTTTTATTTCATGTCTATTGGGATGGCTATATAGTGAATAAATATGTGATCGAGTAAATAATTAGTTAAAGggcaatttttatataaaaaaaacactaataaacaatattttaaaattacatagtGATTACGACTAATTAAGAACTACAAGTTCGGGTTCCCtattcaagtttttttattgttttgcccCTTCAAAGTATGTTTTACCCATTGAAGTGCATGTTATGTGTCAACCAGTTCTGCTTTCCTATTCAAGAAATTTTGACGCCTTCAAAATATCTTTTCCCCTTAGAAGAATTTgagatacattttttttatatacatggGTCATGGTAATTTGACACTTTCTACTTGGCTATTAAGCATTTGACATTGCATTATTCTCACCCATGGAAATAGCTAGACGTGAAAGAAAGTGTGGAAACAGCTTACCTACACAAAATACGCCAAATTTGAAGGCCTCTGATTTAGTCTTAGCCTTCTAAACAACTTTTTATTGTTTAGATCTAAATTAGAGGTGCCCTATTCTAAAGGGCATGAACATTAGAGGTAATACTCCATTTTTTATGGCTAGAATGGCACAAAGGTAACACCCCCATATCGTCTGTTCTATTTTTGCGTGCAAGTTAACGATGGATTTCTCACCTTATTTTCTCCCACTCGAATGAAGTGGTTGGGCTGCGAATCCGACATCTTTGTCTAAAGTTATTGATTTTCACATCCCTATGTTACAAACACAAaatctcctcctttttctttctttattaagCTTCTCCATTCTCATAATTCACCATTAGTTGCACCTACAAATTATACACCCCTTTGAAATGAAAGCATTTCCCCTTCAGGAAGAAACTTGGGCTACATTTATATCCAACGTTACTTTTTCATTATTCTGAATTCCACTAGGCTTGTTAGTGATTTCATTCCTTAATTAACCACCAATTACATCCATAAATGGCGGCAATCAGCAGCATCCGTTTACAATTTCCACGGAATTTAAACGATTCAAGGAAGAGGAATACGAGTTTTCATGCTCCGTGCAACATTACTAACGTGTTTAATAATAAACGAACGTTTTTGTCGGTGACCGCAAGTTGTAGTGATAATCCTCGGAAAATGGACACTGCCAGCAGAGTAAATGTGAATGGAATACACGTGGCGGAGGCTCCTCTTCAAGCAGGAAGGTTGGCAAAGGAAAGTGCAGCAGATGAAGCTATTGTTACCAGCTTGCGTGGAAGGTTTGTGGAGGATAAGTTTGTATTTAGGCAAATTTTTGTTATCAGGTCTTACGAAATTGGACCAGATAAAACTGCCACCATGGAGACACTCATGAATTTTCTTCAGGTTAGTTCATTCTAATATTGTCTATAACAAAAGTTATCATGCTTGTTATGTCCAACGATTACATCTTAAAATTGCTGAAAACATGGTTATCTTCTGATTTTCTGTACCTCGTTGAAGATAGAATGGATCGTAGTTTGAATAGATAATGAATGACAGTGTGATTgaaaaaaagcaataaaaattaattttcaggAAACTGCTTTAAATCATGTCACTAGCTCTGGGATTGGGGGAGAAGGATTTGGAGCAACTCGCGAGATGAGCCTTCGAAAACTCATTTGGGTTGTTACTCGTATTCAACTTCAAGTTCAGAAATATAACAAATGGTAATAATATAATGCTTTTTCAAACCTTTGCCTTGCATGTCAATACGAAATACTTGTGACACCTTGTGTTTGATTGTTTGCTTCAAAGaattaaaagcaaaaacatAAATGTGACAGGGGAGACGAAATTGAAGTTGACACTTGGGTCGATGCCGCTGGAAAGAATGGAATGCGAAGAGATTGGATAATCAGGGATCACTACACCAAAGAGATCATAACAAGAGCCACAAGGTGCAAAATTTCgtctttttcattcattcaatcACAAATGACATTGAGGTTTTCTCAACATTCAATACATGACAAGAAAAATTCTCTGGTGCAGCACATGGGTGATCATGAATAGACAAACAAGAAGACTTTCCAAGATCCCTGAAGAGGTGAAGCAAGAGCTTGTTCCTTTTTACCTAAACAGGCTTGCCGTTCCTACCGAAGAAGTAGATTGTGAGAAGATAGACAAACTCACTGATGACACAGCTGAGAGAATCCGATCTGGATTGGCTGTGAGTTACATATCTCTCAATTTTTCCTTTGGTCAAACCTTGCTTTCTCAAAAGCAATTACCATATGCTATTACTTTCTCGAGATCATTGTATTAAGCCCTTCATTATTCATGTAATACAGCCAAGATGGAACGACATGGACGCTAACCAGCATGTCAACAATGTGAAATACATTGGATGGATTTTAGAGGTAAGAATTATTGATATAAAACAAATGGCAAGAAATGCCATAACAAATTACTACATATGTGGCAAAGATAGCAATACTCCATTGTTATAAACATCAGTGATGATTAATTACCTGTATTGCAAGAAGTAGCAATGTTGAATTGGCATAtatgtgattttgttgttgcagAGTGTGCCGATTGAAGTTCTAGAACATTATAATATGACAAGCATGACTTTGGAGTATCGACGTGAATGTACACAGTCAAATATTGTGGAATCCATGACATGTCCAACAGCAAGTGTTTTAGAGTCCAACAATAATTCCAAGAACAGAAAACCGGACCTTCAATACACACACTTGCTTCGTCTGCAACATGATAAAGCAGACGTTGTTCGAGCCAGAACTGAGTGGAATTTCAAGCAAAACCAACAGTGATACATAACATTGACAAAAAGCACAGTATCTTTGGATCTTATCTTGTACCCTTTTCTCTATTTTCCTTTTAGCTTTCCGCTCTCGTGGTTTTCCTTTCTAGGATCCTTTACGTTCTACATTCATTACATTTGTCCTTAATCCTATTTTGTAAATTCTTTGTGAGGAGAACTATAGGTCGCTAATTATTcagaaatttattataaataaaagcatTTTAATAATAACGACTTCGAATTTCAACGTCTATGGCAAAGAAGTTTGAAGGTTGTTTTAGTGTTCTGGGAATTAATTCCCTAATGCTGCATACTCAAAAAccaaattcttaaaattaagtGGTTTTAATGCTGCTAACAGCTGATATACTTCTACCACAAATATTTACATGCAAGATACTTTAGGCACAAACCTATTGCCAacgataattttttttctgtttatgcaatttttatggattaaaacttaaaatacaaAGTTGATATTAGTTAATATAGAAAATTGATATTGCGAAAGTATTTCTTATTTCATTGTGCATTCTTTTGCGTTAACTTAGTTTATTAGGTTGGATCAACCGCTCACCAAATTGTGCAGGAGATCTAAGCTTCAAGAAAACGAGTTGTTTGATCAACCGAAAGTTCTTGTTTGAATCTTTCAGCTAAAGAAGATACTCTTTTCATAAAAGTCTTTGACATTTCAGTATATTTGGAATGATATTTAAACTAGTTTATAGTTCATTTGACTAATTTATGacattgtttgataaaataatatatatttattttaaggatttcttttatcatatttatcttCAATGTTTTGATAcgatttcacttttttttttttttttacattagaATTTGTACTCTATGGTTATCATGTGGTCTTATCAACATTAATAATGTTTTCAGACAA
This DNA window, taken from Vigna radiata var. radiata cultivar VC1973A chromosome 5, Vradiata_ver6, whole genome shotgun sequence, encodes the following:
- the LOC106761669 gene encoding palmitoyl-acyl carrier protein thioesterase, chloroplastic, which encodes MAAISSIRLQFPRNLNDSRKRNTSFHAPCNITNVFNNKRTFLSVTASCSDNPRKMDTASRVNVNGIHVAEAPLQAGRLAKESAADEAIVTSLRGRFVEDKFVFRQIFVIRSYEIGPDKTATMETLMNFLQETALNHVTSSGIGGEGFGATREMSLRKLIWVVTRIQLQVQKYNKWGDEIEVDTWVDAAGKNGMRRDWIIRDHYTKEIITRATSTWVIMNRQTRRLSKIPEEVKQELVPFYLNRLAVPTEEVDCEKIDKLTDDTAERIRSGLAPRWNDMDANQHVNNVKYIGWILESVPIEVLEHYNMTSMTLEYRRECTQSNIVESMTCPTASVLESNNNSKNRKPDLQYTHLLRLQHDKADVVRARTEWNFKQNQQ
- the LOC106760302 gene encoding palmitoyl-acyl carrier protein thioesterase, chloroplastic; amino-acid sequence: MMNGLKDVPLINGTEDFATFLRGSFVEGRFVYRQNFFVRSYETGPDKTISMETLTNFLQESALNHVSSCGFSQNSFGTSYEMDLRKLIWVITRIQVQVQRYSRWGDEIEVETWIDVGGKNGTRRDWIIRDRYTKEIIAKATSKWAIMNRETRRLSKMPEEVRQELVPFYFNKFAIATEEIDQQKIQKLTDATAEGFRFGVTPGWNDMDVNQHVNNAKYTRWISESVPRKMLEDYKMTSMILEFRRECTHSDILESMTSASSKVIAASNNKYVSRKPHLQYIHLLRLQDNKTEVVRARTEWNLKQNHT